The following are encoded in a window of Staphylococcus piscifermentans genomic DNA:
- a CDS encoding nitrate/nitrite transporter: MNKSKGGLQLTVQTLSLVAGFMVWSIIAPLMPMISQDIKITSSQISIVLAIPVILGSVLRIPFGYLTNIIGAKWVFFSSFIILLFPIFLLSQAQSVNMLMLAGFFLGVGGAVFSVGVTSIPKYFPKDKVGLANGIYGMGNLGTAVSSFLAPPIAGAIGWQSTVRLYLIVMAVFAIIMFFLGDAKEPKVKIPLVAQTKDLLKDLRTYYLSFWYFITFGSFVAFGIFLPKYLVDHYELTTVDAGIRAGIFIAIATFLRPLGGIIGDKIDAVKALKVDFIFMIIGAVILGIASDMILFTVGCLTVSVCAGIGNGLVFKLVPQYFQKEAGVANGIVSMMGGLGGFFPPLVITYVTSLTGTSHLAFIFLACFGVIALITMWHLSRKQRVLV; the protein is encoded by the coding sequence ATGAACAAATCAAAAGGTGGTTTACAATTAACAGTCCAAACTTTAAGTTTGGTCGCTGGGTTTATGGTATGGAGTATCATTGCGCCTTTGATGCCGATGATTTCACAAGACATTAAGATTACAAGTTCTCAAATTTCTATTGTACTTGCAATACCGGTTATTTTAGGATCAGTTTTACGTATTCCATTCGGTTATTTGACGAACATTATTGGCGCAAAATGGGTTTTCTTTTCTAGTTTTATTATACTTTTATTCCCAATTTTCTTACTGAGCCAAGCGCAATCAGTTAATATGCTGATGTTGGCAGGGTTTTTCTTAGGAGTCGGTGGAGCAGTCTTTTCAGTAGGTGTAACGTCTATTCCTAAATATTTTCCTAAAGATAAAGTGGGCTTAGCCAATGGTATTTATGGAATGGGGAACTTAGGTACAGCAGTTTCTTCATTCTTGGCACCTCCAATTGCTGGTGCGATCGGTTGGCAATCTACTGTCAGATTATACTTAATTGTGATGGCAGTATTTGCGATTATTATGTTCTTTTTAGGTGATGCTAAAGAGCCTAAAGTTAAAATTCCTTTAGTGGCACAAACAAAAGATTTACTTAAAGATTTAAGAACTTACTATTTAAGCTTTTGGTATTTTATTACCTTTGGCTCATTTGTAGCTTTCGGTATCTTCTTACCAAAATACTTAGTTGATCATTATGAATTGACAACAGTAGATGCAGGTATTCGTGCAGGTATCTTTATCGCGATTGCGACATTCTTAAGACCTCTTGGCGGTATTATTGGTGATAAAATTGACGCTGTAAAAGCGTTGAAAGTAGATTTTATCTTTATGATTATCGGTGCCGTCATTTTAGGTATTGCCAGTGACATGATTTTATTCACGGTGGGTTGTTTAACCGTCAGCGTATGTGCAGGTATCGGCAATGGTTTGGTATTCAAACTTGTACCGCAGTATTTCCAAAAAGAAGCAGGAGTTGCAAACGGTATTGTTTCAATGATGGGAGGATTGGGAGGTTTCTTCCCGCCATTAGTAATTACGTATGTAACAAGCTTGACAGGTACAAGCCACTTAGCCTTTATTTTCTTAGCATGCTTCGGTGTGATTGCACTGATTACAATGTGGCACTTAAGCCGCAAACAACGTGTGTTAGTCTAA
- a CDS encoding hydroxymethylglutaryl-CoA synthase encodes MTIGIDQLNFYIPNFYVDMAELAEARGVDPNKFLIGIGQSQMAVSPVSQDIVSMGANAAQPILSEQDKKDITMVIVATESAIDSAKASAVQIHHLLGIQPFARCFEMKEACYAATPAIQLAKDYLVPRPNEKVLVIASDTARYGLNSGGEPTQGAGAVAMVISHNPSILELHDDSVAYTEDVYDFWRPSGEIYPLVAGKLSKDAYIKSFQESWNEYAKRHHKSLSDFAALCFHVPFTKMGQKALDSILTDSASEDTQARLNEGYKSATDYNRYVGNVYTGSLYLSLISLLENHKLNGGDTIGLFSYGSGSVGEFFSATLMNNYQDHLDIKGHKAMLDNRKALSVEEYEQFFNRFDNLEFDTETELEVEPKGNFYLKEISDNIRYYDTVK; translated from the coding sequence ATGACAATTGGTATCGACCAACTTAATTTTTATATTCCGAACTTCTACGTAGACATGGCTGAGCTTGCTGAAGCACGTGGCGTAGACCCGAACAAATTCTTAATCGGCATCGGCCAATCGCAAATGGCTGTAAGCCCTGTCTCTCAAGATATTGTATCTATGGGTGCTAACGCTGCTCAACCTATTCTATCAGAACAAGACAAGAAAGATATTACCATGGTGATTGTTGCAACAGAATCAGCCATTGATTCTGCAAAAGCCTCTGCGGTGCAAATTCATCATCTTTTAGGAATCCAACCTTTTGCGCGTTGTTTTGAAATGAAAGAGGCTTGCTATGCTGCAACGCCAGCCATTCAATTAGCGAAAGATTATTTAGTACCACGTCCTAATGAAAAAGTGTTAGTCATCGCCAGTGATACTGCTCGTTATGGATTGAACAGCGGCGGCGAACCTACACAAGGTGCAGGTGCAGTCGCAATGGTCATCAGCCATAACCCTAGTATCCTTGAATTGCATGATGATTCAGTTGCTTATACAGAAGACGTTTATGATTTCTGGCGACCATCTGGCGAGATTTATCCTCTAGTGGCTGGTAAATTATCTAAAGATGCTTATATCAAGTCTTTCCAAGAAAGCTGGAACGAATACGCGAAACGTCATCATAAATCATTGTCTGACTTTGCTGCTTTATGCTTCCACGTTCCATTTACAAAAATGGGTCAAAAAGCACTTGATTCTATTTTAACAGATAGTGCGTCAGAAGATACACAAGCAAGACTGAATGAAGGCTATAAATCTGCGACAGATTACAACCGTTATGTCGGAAACGTCTATACAGGCTCTTTATATCTCAGCTTAATTTCATTGCTTGAAAACCACAAATTGAATGGCGGAGACACTATCGGCCTATTCAGTTATGGTTCTGGCTCAGTCGGAGAATTCTTCAGTGCAACGCTTATGAACAATTATCAAGATCATCTCGATATCAAAGGTCATAAAGCCATGTTAGATAATCGTAAAGCTTTATCTGTAGAAGAATATGAACAATTCTTCAACCGCTTCGATAACTTAGAATTCGATACTGAAACTGAATTAGAAGTAGAACCGAAAGGCAATTTCTACCTTAAAGAAATCTCAGATAATATCCGTTATTATGATACTGTAAAATAA
- a CDS encoding thiolase family protein, which yields MSKIAIVSAKRTPVGKFRGKLRDYSAVQLGTIALEAAIDAIELPKDTIENVIFGNVLQAGNGQNPARQILVNAGLPTTTPGMTINEVCGSGLKAVILGKQLIQLGEAKVVAVGGVESMTNAPKLLIEGKEKPVPSFMHDGLTDAFENVPMGITAERIADQYEVTREQQDEFAVKSHQKAYEATQAGKYNEEMIPLKDADGEMMTSDEGIRGNSSVEKLSTLDTIFKEDGSVTAGNASSINDGASALILMDEDYAKAHGFEVLATLGDYAEVGCDPEIMGIAPFYAVSKLLEKTGKTMNDIDLVEMTEAFAVQSIAVKDNLNIPDEKLNIYGGAVAIGHPIGASGARLVTSLVNELHQENKQTGIATACIGGGLGLALAVEKGE from the coding sequence ATGAGTAAAATTGCAATTGTCAGCGCTAAACGTACACCAGTAGGAAAATTCAGAGGGAAGTTAAGAGATTATTCTGCAGTACAGCTTGGTACGATCGCTTTAGAAGCGGCTATCGATGCTATTGAATTGCCTAAAGATACTATCGAAAATGTAATTTTCGGTAATGTGCTTCAAGCAGGAAACGGCCAAAATCCAGCACGTCAAATTTTAGTCAATGCAGGTTTACCTACTACAACTCCTGGGATGACTATTAATGAAGTCTGTGGTTCTGGATTGAAAGCTGTGATTTTAGGTAAACAACTGATTCAATTAGGTGAAGCTAAAGTCGTAGCAGTAGGCGGGGTTGAAAGTATGACGAATGCACCTAAATTGCTTATCGAAGGCAAAGAGAAACCTGTACCGAGCTTTATGCATGACGGTTTAACAGATGCCTTTGAAAATGTACCAATGGGCATCACTGCAGAACGTATTGCAGATCAATATGAAGTCACACGTGAACAACAAGATGAGTTCGCCGTAAAATCCCATCAAAAAGCCTATGAAGCCACTCAAGCAGGCAAATATAATGAGGAAATGATTCCGTTGAAAGATGCAGATGGTGAAATGATGACTTCAGATGAAGGCATTCGTGGTAATAGTTCAGTTGAAAAATTATCAACATTAGACACTATTTTTAAAGAAGACGGTTCTGTGACTGCAGGAAATGCATCTAGCATTAATGATGGTGCGTCAGCATTAATCTTGATGGATGAAGATTATGCTAAAGCACATGGTTTCGAAGTGCTTGCGACACTCGGTGACTATGCAGAAGTCGGCTGTGACCCGGAAATTATGGGTATCGCTCCATTCTATGCCGTAAGTAAGTTGCTGGAAAAAACAGGCAAAACAATGAATGATATTGATTTAGTTGAAATGACAGAAGCCTTTGCGGTACAAAGTATTGCAGTTAAAGATAATTTGAATATTCCAGATGAGAAATTAAATATTTATGGCGGTGCAGTAGCAATCGGTCATCCAATCGGTGCTAGCGGTGCACGTCTCGTAACTTCATTAGTGAACGAATTACATCAAGAAAATAAACAAACTGGTATTGCTACTGCTTGTATCGGCGGCGGACTGGGTCTCGCTTTAGCAGTTGAAAAAGGAGAATAA